One window of the Devosia sp. 2618 genome contains the following:
- the radC gene encoding DNA repair protein RadC, whose translation MSERPDELGEAPYQPPRSEADDHAGHRQRVRERFLKVGGDALEDYELLELALQLAIPRKDTKALAKTLLREFGSFSGVFNASQARLEKVEGLGATSVAHIKVIQAVAARFGRDRIDNEKPILSSWSQLIDYCRSQMAYESIEQFRILFLDKKNRLIADEVQQTGTVDHTPVYPREVIKRTLELSATALILVHNHPSGDPAPSSADVRMTKEISDIAKPLGITVHDHIIVGKSGHASLRGLKLL comes from the coding sequence ATGAGCGAGAGGCCGGACGAACTCGGAGAAGCCCCCTATCAGCCTCCCCGTTCGGAGGCCGATGATCATGCAGGCCACCGCCAGCGCGTCCGCGAGCGTTTCCTCAAGGTCGGCGGCGATGCGCTGGAAGATTACGAACTGCTCGAGTTGGCCCTCCAGCTCGCCATTCCGCGCAAAGACACCAAGGCGCTTGCCAAGACCCTGCTGCGCGAGTTCGGTTCTTTCTCCGGCGTGTTCAATGCCAGCCAGGCCCGGCTGGAAAAAGTCGAAGGGCTCGGCGCAACGTCGGTGGCGCATATCAAGGTAATTCAGGCCGTCGCCGCCCGCTTTGGCCGCGACCGCATCGACAACGAAAAGCCGATCCTCTCCTCATGGAGCCAGTTGATCGACTATTGCCGCAGCCAGATGGCATATGAGTCGATCGAACAGTTCCGCATCCTGTTCCTCGACAAGAAAAACCGCCTGATCGCGGACGAGGTGCAGCAAACGGGCACCGTCGACCACACCCCCGTTTATCCGCGCGAAGTCATCAAGCGCACACTGGAGCTATCGGCCACGGCGTTGATCCTGGTCCACAATCACCCATCGGGTGACCCTGCCCCGTCGTCAGCCGACGTGCGCATGACCAAGGAAATATCGGACATCGCCAAGCCGCTCGGCATAACGGTGCACGATCATATTATTGTTGGGAAATCCGGCCACGCCTCGCTACGCGGCCTCAAGCTACTCTGA
- a CDS encoding helix-turn-helix domain-containing GNAT family N-acetyltransferase: MTTDDISRIRRFQRAVTSEIGVLDESFLGRGRPLGPARLLNAIGGGRTEVSELRAYLQLDSGLMSRMLRGLESENLIEIEAGADDSRRRSVKLTATGEAEYAAYETLSNDQASALLSKHPKPEQLLAAMDLIASAMGKDRITFEEVDPRDERAISCLQAYYAELAARFKQGFDVTRSADPDAADMLRPRGSFIIALSDGQPLGCVGLKGTDKGYAEVKRLWIAPAARGLGMSHRLMAELERIAADLGINVLRLDTNKALPEALALYRKTGWTEINRFNDDPYPDYFFEKRLSA, translated from the coding sequence ATGACGACCGACGACATTTCCAGAATTCGCCGCTTCCAACGCGCCGTCACCAGCGAAATCGGTGTGCTGGACGAGTCCTTTCTGGGCCGTGGCCGTCCGCTTGGCCCTGCCCGCCTGCTCAACGCCATCGGCGGCGGCCGGACCGAAGTCAGCGAGCTACGCGCCTATCTCCAGCTCGATTCCGGCCTGATGAGCCGCATGTTGCGCGGCCTTGAGAGCGAGAACCTGATCGAAATCGAAGCCGGTGCCGACGATAGCCGCCGCCGCAGCGTCAAGCTGACCGCAACTGGCGAAGCCGAATACGCGGCCTATGAAACGCTCTCGAACGATCAGGCGTCAGCATTGCTAAGCAAGCACCCCAAACCCGAGCAACTTCTGGCGGCAATGGACCTGATCGCCTCGGCCATGGGCAAGGATCGCATCACATTTGAGGAAGTCGATCCGCGCGACGAGCGCGCCATATCGTGCCTGCAAGCTTACTACGCCGAACTCGCCGCCCGCTTTAAGCAAGGCTTCGACGTGACACGCTCCGCCGATCCCGACGCCGCCGATATGCTTCGTCCTCGCGGTAGCTTCATCATAGCCCTGTCCGACGGGCAGCCGCTGGGCTGTGTTGGGCTCAAGGGCACCGACAAGGGCTATGCCGAAGTCAAACGCCTCTGGATCGCCCCGGCCGCCCGTGGCCTCGGCATGTCCCACCGCCTGATGGCCGAACTCGAACGCATCGCCGCCGATCTGGGCATCAACGTCCTCCGGTTAGACACCAACAAGGCGCTCCCGGAGGCACTGGCGCTCTACCGCAAGACGGGCTGGACTGAAATCAACCGCTTCAACGACGATCCCTATCCCGACTACTTTTTCGAGAAGCGGTTGTCGGCCTGA
- a CDS encoding alpha/beta fold hydrolase — protein sequence MKMLWALSLALLTLPTIAQAADQDVVIKGTQRPIPATITLPEGGGPFPFVVMFHGTGSNRHEAGGGYDLLAPKLAEAGIASARFDFAGNGDSTVDYLEYTLTSGMQDGLDVIAYMRGLDQVDDARVGVLGWSQGGTVALLTASRNPDIKSVVTWAGAVDLSGVAGDAEYAEAQKNGFVTLEFDWRPPLKLSLDWFNEVRQINIVAELANYTGAILTIAGSKDDVVPPIVTDTILAAATASTNKKKEIIEGADHTFNIFSGDLSAYESLSKLTVDWFASTL from the coding sequence ATGAAAATGCTCTGGGCCCTCTCGCTGGCTCTGCTAACTTTGCCGACAATTGCGCAGGCTGCGGATCAGGATGTGGTGATCAAGGGCACGCAGCGCCCGATTCCCGCGACGATCACTTTGCCGGAGGGCGGGGGGCCGTTTCCGTTCGTTGTGATGTTCCACGGCACTGGTTCCAATCGGCATGAGGCGGGCGGCGGTTATGATCTGTTGGCGCCAAAGCTGGCCGAGGCTGGCATTGCCAGCGCCCGGTTCGACTTTGCGGGCAATGGCGACAGCACGGTGGACTATCTCGAATACACCCTGACCAGCGGCATGCAGGATGGCCTTGATGTCATTGCCTATATGCGCGGGCTTGATCAGGTCGATGATGCGCGTGTCGGTGTGCTCGGATGGAGCCAGGGCGGCACCGTTGCCCTGCTGACCGCTAGCCGAAACCCGGACATCAAAAGCGTTGTGACCTGGGCCGGGGCGGTTGATCTCAGCGGCGTCGCTGGCGATGCGGAATATGCGGAAGCGCAGAAGAACGGCTTTGTGACCCTTGAGTTTGACTGGCGGCCGCCCCTCAAGCTCTCGCTCGATTGGTTCAATGAGGTGCGGCAGATCAACATTGTCGCTGAACTCGCCAACTACACCGGCGCGATCCTCACCATTGCCGGCTCCAAAGATGACGTCGTGCCACCTATCGTGACCGACACGATTCTGGCGGCTGCAACTGCATCGACCAACAAGAAGAAAGAGATCATCGAGGGCGCCGACCACACCTTCAATATCTTCTCAGGCGATCTCAGCGCCTATGAGAGCTTGTCAAAGCTGACCGTCGACTGGTTTGCCAGCACGCTCTAG
- a CDS encoding alpha/beta hydrolase encodes MKLSECDILILPGLGGSGPGHWQLRWAERMSSAAIVEQADWFEPDLDDWVATIDQATRLTTRPVVLVAHSLACMAVAHAAPRLPDNVRGAFLVAPPDVELSSFVPPEVEPFRPIPRDPLPFPSMLVASNNDPLCTIDRAVEFATCWGSDFHQAGEAGHIDIDSGHGPWPEGLLMFTRLMQRLK; translated from the coding sequence ATGAAACTCTCTGAATGCGACATCCTCATTCTGCCAGGCCTGGGCGGTTCCGGCCCTGGCCACTGGCAGCTGCGCTGGGCCGAGCGTATGTCGAGCGCAGCTATTGTTGAGCAGGCTGACTGGTTCGAGCCTGACCTTGATGACTGGGTCGCGACCATCGATCAGGCGACACGCCTGACCACACGCCCCGTCGTACTGGTGGCTCATTCGCTGGCCTGCATGGCTGTCGCCCATGCCGCTCCGCGCCTACCCGACAATGTGCGCGGCGCGTTCCTAGTGGCGCCGCCCGATGTCGAACTGAGTTCTTTCGTGCCGCCGGAAGTTGAGCCGTTCCGGCCCATCCCGCGCGATCCACTGCCCTTCCCATCCATGCTGGTTGCCTCCAACAACGACCCGCTCTGCACCATTGACCGGGCCGTGGAGTTTGCCACCTGCTGGGGGTCAGATTTCCATCAGGCTGGCGAAGCTGGGCACATCGACATCGACTCGGGGCACGGCCCCTGGCCGGAAGGCCTGCTGATGTTCACGCGATTGATGCAGCGCCTCAAGTGA
- a CDS encoding cytochrome c biogenesis protein CcdA produces MEFSLPLVFGAGVLSFLSPCVLPLVPPYLTYMSGASFDQLRDDGTSAGALQRRVAFTSLFFILGFSVVFVTLGATATAFGQAFRQALPILTPVAGVMIIAMGLHFIGVYRIALLDRQIRHQGPGVASGPLGGFLLGLSFAIGWTPCIGPVLAAVLSVSASRDTAWEGAALLGLYSLGLGVPFFLAGIAIGPFLAFFQGFKKHLHTVERVMGVFLVITGVLFLTGDFTRLSYWFLETFPVLANFG; encoded by the coding sequence TTGGAATTTTCTCTGCCATTGGTGTTCGGTGCGGGTGTACTGAGCTTTTTGTCCCCCTGCGTGTTGCCGCTGGTGCCGCCCTATCTCACCTATATGAGTGGCGCGAGCTTCGATCAGTTGCGCGATGATGGCACCAGCGCGGGCGCCTTGCAGCGCCGCGTGGCCTTCACTTCGCTGTTCTTCATTCTCGGCTTTTCGGTGGTTTTCGTCACGCTCGGCGCGACGGCGACGGCTTTCGGCCAGGCCTTCCGGCAGGCGCTGCCTATCCTGACGCCGGTTGCCGGCGTGATGATAATTGCGATGGGGCTCCACTTTATCGGCGTCTATCGCATCGCGCTGCTCGACCGGCAGATCAGGCATCAAGGGCCGGGCGTGGCCAGCGGGCCATTGGGTGGATTTCTGCTCGGCCTGTCCTTCGCCATTGGTTGGACGCCGTGCATAGGCCCGGTTCTGGCTGCCGTGCTTTCGGTTTCCGCCAGCCGGGACACTGCTTGGGAAGGCGCTGCATTGCTTGGGCTTTATTCGCTCGGGCTCGGCGTGCCGTTCTTCCTGGCGGGTATCGCTATCGGGCCATTCCTCGCGTTTTTCCAGGGCTTCAAGAAGCATCTGCACACGGTGGAACGCGTCATGGGCGTGTTCCTCGTCATCACCGGTGTGCTGTTCCTGACCGGCGATTTTACCCGGCTGTCCTACTGGTTCCTTGAGACATTTCCTGTGCTGGCCAACTTCGGCTGA
- a CDS encoding GNAT family N-acetyltransferase: MLTINTALDESNTPDATVASVLSRADISVMVSSRIEDVETVWRELTAKSVESPGQNYDFIRLWAANRQIPQTHQRYVVARIGDDPIALLPLHRKRLDGLRVFTWFPGANAGCYAPVADHDRLAALGPEGRKTLWAAMTHELNDADVVYLRSIPVDVGGHAGLFDELGATLEVETLYRSEYTSWAECDQLQRSKSRRKHDRQQGDRLAAMGEVGFEELRNGPDAYCAIEIMFKQRSARFRAMGIRDTFVKDKLISFYQDAAKSESGIDVRLHVLRLNGDIVAVRYNIVHNDRMFCLISSMSDDPAIQNGSPGKQCLLRVMQLVFDQGITVFDMGAGFTDEKRHWCNVQTPLRQHYIGLTPQGALIVRAHQAFQKTRAAIKANPQLKASMRAVRQVFDRVTGSRTTTETDKSE, translated from the coding sequence ATGCTGACAATCAATACTGCCCTCGACGAGAGCAACACACCTGACGCCACGGTCGCGTCGGTGTTGTCGCGCGCCGATATCAGCGTGATGGTGAGTAGCCGCATTGAGGATGTGGAGACGGTGTGGCGTGAGCTGACCGCGAAATCTGTCGAGTCACCCGGCCAGAATTACGATTTCATTCGACTCTGGGCGGCAAACCGACAGATCCCACAAACGCATCAGCGTTACGTTGTGGCACGGATCGGCGACGACCCGATTGCCCTGTTGCCACTCCATCGCAAGCGCCTCGACGGACTGCGCGTGTTCACCTGGTTCCCGGGAGCCAATGCGGGCTGCTATGCCCCGGTCGCTGATCATGACCGGTTGGCGGCGCTGGGTCCGGAAGGCCGCAAGACGCTTTGGGCGGCGATGACGCATGAGCTTAATGACGCCGATGTCGTGTATCTGCGCTCGATCCCCGTCGATGTGGGCGGGCATGCGGGTCTGTTCGATGAGCTGGGCGCGACGCTCGAGGTCGAAACACTTTATCGCTCCGAGTATACGAGCTGGGCAGAATGCGACCAGCTGCAGCGCAGCAAGTCTCGCCGCAAGCATGACCGCCAGCAGGGTGACCGTCTTGCCGCGATGGGCGAGGTGGGTTTCGAAGAATTGCGCAACGGGCCCGATGCTTATTGCGCCATCGAGATCATGTTCAAGCAGCGCTCGGCGCGGTTCCGCGCGATGGGCATTCGCGACACCTTCGTCAAAGACAAGCTGATCAGCTTCTATCAGGACGCGGCGAAGTCCGAATCCGGCATCGATGTGCGGCTCCACGTATTGCGCCTCAACGGCGATATCGTCGCCGTGCGCTATAATATCGTCCACAATGACCGCATGTTCTGCCTGATCTCGTCGATGAGCGACGATCCTGCCATTCAGAACGGTTCGCCTGGCAAGCAGTGTCTGCTTCGCGTGATGCAGTTGGTGTTCGATCAGGGCATCACGGTGTTCGACATGGGTGCCGGCTTTACCGATGAAAAACGTCACTGGTGCAATGTGCAGACGCCACTGCGCCAGCACTATATCGGGCTGACGCCACAGGGCGCGTTGATTGTGCGGGCGCATCAGGCCTTCCAGAAGACCCGTGCGGCGATCAAGGCCAATCCGCAGCTCAAGGCCAGCATGCGGGCGGTGCGTCAGGTGTTTGATCGCGTGACCGGTTCTCGCACGACGACAGAGACTGACAAGTCAGAGTAG
- a CDS encoding GNAT family N-acetyltransferase, giving the protein MITYARETGLSAADYIACVGATTLGQGRPLANQDRVQAMLDHSDLLVTARDETGALLGLFRAVTDWHWVCYCIDLAVVEGQQGKHIGQTLLDTATELLGPKVGIVLLSKPNAEGFYRHIGMIEPMAAFMRPRTDRT; this is encoded by the coding sequence GTGATCACCTACGCACGCGAAACCGGCCTCAGTGCTGCCGATTACATCGCCTGCGTCGGTGCCACCACGCTTGGCCAGGGGCGTCCTCTGGCCAACCAAGACCGGGTGCAGGCCATGCTGGATCACTCCGATCTTCTGGTGACTGCCCGCGACGAGACCGGCGCCCTGCTCGGCCTGTTCCGCGCCGTCACCGACTGGCATTGGGTCTGCTATTGCATTGATCTCGCCGTCGTCGAAGGGCAGCAGGGCAAGCATATCGGCCAGACGCTCCTCGACACGGCGACAGAACTGCTTGGCCCCAAGGTCGGCATCGTGCTGCTCTCCAAGCCCAACGCCGAGGGCTTTTATCGCCATATCGGCATGATTGAGCCCATGGCGGCCTTCATGCGCCCAAGGACGGACCGCACATGA
- a CDS encoding GNAT family N-acetyltransferase, whose protein sequence is MTDYQLIHGTPSVDDFRRLRKVAGLSEKTQASAEAGLPNTWHAVTIHLGGKIVGMGRTIGDGGTAFQIVDIAVEPEHQGKGLGKLIVAALVERLKANAPASAYVSLIADGDARHLYAKYGFIDVAPASIGMAMRIG, encoded by the coding sequence GTGACGGATTACCAACTGATCCACGGCACCCCGAGTGTCGATGATTTTCGCCGTCTGCGCAAAGTGGCAGGCCTTAGCGAGAAGACACAGGCGTCAGCCGAAGCCGGCCTGCCCAATACGTGGCATGCGGTAACGATCCATCTCGGCGGGAAAATCGTGGGCATGGGACGCACCATTGGCGACGGCGGCACTGCGTTCCAGATCGTCGATATTGCCGTTGAACCCGAACATCAAGGCAAGGGATTGGGCAAATTGATCGTTGCCGCGCTGGTTGAACGCCTCAAGGCCAATGCTCCGGCGAGCGCATATGTCAGCCTGATCGCCGATGGTGATGCCAGGCATCTCTATGCCAAATATGGATTTATCGACGTCGCCCCCGCGTCAATAGGCATGGCCATGAGGATCGGCTGA
- a CDS encoding DUF1344 domain-containing protein: MRKILIPVAIALIAGSSGMAFAASTAAPAVTAPVTTPMAAAQSISSTVKAIDLSTHTLTLANGIAYVLPATFKDPGLKVGDKVTVQWQMNGKAYDATKVTLG; this comes from the coding sequence ATGCGCAAAATCCTAATCCCAGTAGCCATCGCCCTGATTGCCGGTAGCTCCGGCATGGCCTTCGCAGCGTCCACTGCAGCACCCGCAGTCACGGCACCCGTAACCACCCCAATGGCCGCAGCACAGTCAATTTCCAGCACTGTGAAGGCGATTGACCTGTCGACCCACACACTGACCCTGGCCAATGGCATCGCTTATGTCCTGCCAGCCACGTTCAAAGACCCTGGCCTCAAGGTCGGCGACAAGGTCACCGTACAGTGGCAGATGAATGGTAAAGCCTATGACGCGACCAAAGTGACGCTCGGCTAG
- a CDS encoding molybdopterin-binding protein has product MSTPDTVTAALIVIGDEILSGRTKDVNIGATAEFCTELGIDLKEVRVVSDETDDIVDAVNALRARYTYVFTTGGIGPTHDDITADAVAKAFGVALPINAQARAMLESRWKETGTVVNEARLRMARIPEGADLIVNSVSAAPGFRIGNVHVMAGVPIIMRAMLEAILPTLKGGKKVMSVTVKAAVGEGTVGGPLGVLQEQYPDVKMGSYPQMGNKRVMTELVLRSSDPVRLEEAADKVRAMVAEAHRVAGVEPPDEPY; this is encoded by the coding sequence ATGTCGACCCCAGACACAGTCACTGCCGCCCTCATCGTGATCGGGGACGAAATCCTTTCGGGACGCACCAAGGACGTCAATATCGGCGCCACCGCCGAGTTTTGCACCGAGCTGGGGATCGACCTCAAGGAAGTGCGGGTGGTGAGCGACGAGACCGACGACATCGTCGATGCGGTCAATGCGCTGCGAGCCCGCTACACCTATGTGTTCACCACCGGCGGCATCGGGCCAACGCATGACGACATCACCGCCGATGCGGTGGCCAAGGCTTTTGGAGTGGCTTTGCCGATAAATGCGCAGGCGCGGGCCATGCTTGAGTCGCGCTGGAAGGAAACGGGCACAGTCGTCAACGAAGCGCGCCTGCGGATGGCGCGGATCCCTGAGGGCGCCGACCTGATCGTCAATTCGGTCAGTGCCGCGCCGGGTTTCCGCATCGGCAATGTGCATGTCATGGCCGGGGTGCCGATCATCATGCGCGCCATGCTCGAAGCGATCTTGCCGACGCTCAAGGGCGGCAAGAAAGTGATGTCGGTTACCGTCAAGGCGGCGGTGGGCGAGGGGACTGTGGGCGGGCCGCTGGGCGTGTTGCAGGAACAATACCCGGATGTGAAGATGGGCAGCTATCCGCAGATGGGCAACAAACGGGTGATGACCGAGCTTGTGCTGCGCTCGTCCGATCCGGTTCGGCTGGAAGAAGCCGCCGACAAAGTGCGTGCCATGGTTGCCGAAGCGCACCGTGTCGCCGGGGTCGAGCCGCCTGACGAGCCTTACTGA
- the map gene encoding type I methionyl aminopeptidase — MTFVEATDKARRTPGVIPLHGSEGFEGMRKAGALTAQALDIITEYVEAGVPTSTIDKVAYEFARDNGAVPATIFYKGYRHSLCTSINHVVCHGIPDERPLRDGDIVNIDLTLVVDGWHGDSSRMYPVGEISRKAERLIEITYASLEAGIAAAKPGNTTGDIGAAIQALAEAERMSVVRDFVGHGLGKLFHDEPNIMHFGTPGTGVPLKPGMIFTIEPMINLGRPHVKILSDGWTAVTRDRTLSAQCEHSIGITETGNEVFTLSPGGLFNPMAAKAA; from the coding sequence ATTACCTTCGTCGAAGCCACTGACAAAGCCCGCCGCACCCCGGGCGTTATTCCGCTCCATGGCAGCGAAGGCTTCGAAGGCATGCGCAAGGCCGGGGCGCTAACGGCGCAGGCGCTCGACATCATCACCGAATATGTCGAAGCCGGCGTTCCCACCTCGACCATTGACAAGGTGGCCTACGAGTTTGCGCGCGATAACGGCGCGGTGCCTGCCACCATCTTTTATAAGGGCTACCGCCACTCGCTTTGCACCTCGATCAACCACGTCGTCTGCCACGGCATTCCCGATGAGCGCCCACTACGCGACGGCGACATCGTCAATATCGACCTGACGCTGGTGGTGGACGGTTGGCACGGCGATTCGAGCCGCATGTATCCGGTCGGCGAGATTTCCCGCAAGGCTGAGCGGCTGATCGAAATCACCTATGCGAGCCTTGAGGCCGGCATTGCAGCCGCCAAGCCCGGTAACACCACCGGCGACATCGGTGCGGCCATTCAGGCGCTTGCCGAAGCAGAGCGCATGAGCGTGGTGCGGGACTTTGTCGGCCACGGCCTCGGCAAGCTTTTCCACGATGAGCCAAACATCATGCATTTCGGCACACCCGGCACCGGCGTGCCGCTTAAGCCCGGCATGATCTTCACCATTGAACCGATGATTAATCTGGGCCGCCCGCACGTCAAAATACTGTCCGACGGCTGGACCGCGGTGACCCGCGACCGGACCCTGTCCGCCCAGTGCGAGCACTCCATCGGCATCACCGAAACCGGCAACGAGGTATTCACCCTGTCGCCGGGCGGGCTGTTCAATCCCATGGCCGCGAAAGCCGCTTAA
- the rpe gene encoding ribulose-phosphate 3-epimerase has product MTNRPIRIAPSILSADFSRLGEEVAAIDAAGADYIHVDIMDGHFVPNITFGPVVMASVRKITKKPFDVHLMISPVDYSISAFAKAGADIITVHAEAGPHLHRTLQAIRAEGKKAGVAINPATPVSALENIIDDIDLLLVMSVNPGFGGQTFIAQSIAKIRQAKALIGSRNIDLEVDGGITPGNARAVAEAGVNVFVAGSSVYGGNDPTTYAPRIAAIRQAASTRLA; this is encoded by the coding sequence ATGACAAACCGACCCATCCGCATCGCTCCGTCCATTCTGTCTGCTGACTTTTCCCGCCTTGGCGAAGAAGTTGCGGCAATCGACGCAGCGGGCGCTGACTATATCCACGTCGACATCATGGACGGCCACTTCGTGCCCAACATCACCTTCGGCCCGGTGGTGATGGCTTCGGTGCGCAAGATCACCAAGAAGCCCTTTGACGTCCACCTGATGATCTCGCCGGTAGACTATTCCATCTCAGCCTTTGCCAAGGCTGGCGCCGACATCATCACCGTCCACGCCGAAGCCGGTCCACACTTGCATCGGACGCTGCAGGCCATCCGCGCCGAGGGCAAGAAGGCCGGTGTGGCGATCAACCCCGCGACGCCCGTGTCTGCGTTGGAAAACATCATCGACGATATCGACCTGCTGCTGGTGATGTCGGTGAACCCCGGCTTTGGTGGCCAGACGTTCATTGCTCAGTCCATCGCCAAGATCCGCCAGGCCAAGGCGCTGATCGGCAGCCGCAACATCGACCTTGAAGTCGATGGCGGCATCACGCCCGGCAATGCCCGCGCTGTCGCCGAAGCTGGCGTCAATGTTTTCGTCGCCGGATCATCGGTCTATGGTGGCAATGACCCCACGACCTACGCTCCACGTATCGCTGCCATCCGGCAGGCCGCCTCCACGCGCCTCGCCTGA
- the gpt gene encoding xanthine phosphoribosyltransferase, with protein MSNPNQKSFPVTWDQFHRDSRALAWRLAGMGTFDAVVAIARGGLVPAAIVARELNIRTVETVAIKSYDHQNQSGIKVLKEISQQVLDIAKNGGKVLIVDDLVDTGSTARVVREMLPGAHFATVYAKPKGRELVDTFITEVSQDTWIFFPWDLDVAYVAPISGGTD; from the coding sequence TTGAGCAATCCGAACCAGAAGTCGTTTCCCGTAACCTGGGACCAGTTTCACCGCGATAGCCGCGCTCTCGCATGGCGCCTTGCAGGCATGGGCACGTTCGACGCCGTGGTCGCAATCGCTCGTGGCGGGCTGGTTCCGGCCGCCATCGTGGCGCGCGAGCTTAACATCCGCACCGTCGAGACTGTTGCCATCAAGAGCTACGACCATCAGAACCAGAGCGGCATCAAGGTTCTCAAGGAAATCAGCCAGCAGGTGCTCGATATCGCCAAGAATGGCGGCAAGGTGCTGATCGTGGACGATCTGGTCGACACCGGTTCGACCGCCCGCGTGGTGCGCGAAATGCTGCCCGGCGCGCACTTTGCCACCGTCTACGCCAAGCCAAAGGGCCGCGAACTGGTCGACACCTTCATCACCGAAGTCAGCCAGGACACCTGGATTTTCTTCCCATGGGATCTCGATGTGGCCTATGTCGCGCCAATCTCGGGCGGCACGGACTGA
- the purB gene encoding adenylosuccinate lyase yields MIPRYSRPEMVSIWSAETRFAIWFEIEAHATTKLAELGVVPKESAQNIWDVMNARKAETGDYGFDVARIDEIERTTKHDVIAFLTHLSEIVGPDARFVHQGMTSSDILDTTLSVQMARASDLLIADVDALLAALKRRAYEHKDTITIGRSHGIHAEPTTFGVKLAEAYAEFSRNRARLVAAREEIATAAISGAIGSFANIDPQVEEYVAEKLGLAIEPVSTQVIPRDRHAMFFATLGVVASSIERVAIEIRHLQRTEVLEAEEFFSPGQKGSSAMPHKRNPVLTENLTGLARLVRGMVVPALENVALWHERDISHSSVERMIGPDATVTLDFALARLTGVIDKLVVYPENMRKNIDLLGGLHNSQRVLLALTQAGYSREDSYAAVQRNAMKVWAMQGDRAGQFAANLKADPEVTLSDAQIDDMFDDAYHLKHVDTIFARVFKD; encoded by the coding sequence ATGATTCCGCGTTACTCCCGCCCCGAAATGGTCTCCATCTGGTCGGCCGAAACCCGGTTCGCCATCTGGTTCGAGATCGAAGCCCACGCCACCACCAAGCTCGCCGAGCTGGGCGTGGTGCCAAAGGAATCGGCCCAGAACATCTGGGACGTGATGAACGCCCGCAAGGCAGAGACCGGCGACTATGGCTTTGACGTTGCGCGCATCGACGAGATCGAGCGCACCACCAAGCACGACGTCATCGCCTTCCTGACCCATCTCAGCGAGATCGTCGGCCCCGACGCGCGCTTTGTGCATCAGGGAATGACCAGCTCGGACATTCTGGACACGACCCTGTCGGTGCAGATGGCCCGCGCCTCCGACCTGCTGATCGCCGATGTCGATGCTCTGCTCGCCGCGCTCAAGCGCCGTGCCTATGAGCACAAGGACACCATCACTATCGGCCGTAGCCACGGTATCCATGCCGAGCCAACCACCTTTGGCGTGAAGCTGGCCGAAGCCTATGCCGAGTTCAGCCGCAACCGCGCCCGCCTCGTCGCGGCTCGCGAAGAGATCGCTACCGCCGCCATTTCTGGCGCCATTGGATCCTTCGCCAATATCGACCCACAGGTCGAAGAATACGTAGCTGAAAAGCTGGGCCTTGCCATCGAGCCCGTCTCAACCCAGGTCATACCACGCGACCGTCACGCCATGTTCTTTGCGACGCTCGGCGTTGTCGCCAGCTCCATCGAGCGCGTCGCCATCGAGATCCGCCATCTGCAACGCACCGAAGTGCTCGAAGCCGAGGAGTTCTTCTCCCCCGGTCAGAAGGGCTCGTCGGCCATGCCGCACAAGCGAAATCCAGTGCTGACCGAAAACCTCACCGGCCTTGCCCGCTTGGTGCGCGGCATGGTGGTTCCGGCGCTGGAAAACGTCGCCCTCTGGCACGAGCGCGATATTTCGCACTCGTCCGTTGAGCGCATGATCGGCCCGGACGCGACCGTTACGCTGGACTTCGCGCTGGCTCGCCTGACCGGCGTCATCGACAAGCTGGTCGTCTATCCCGAAAACATGCGCAAGAATATCGACCTGCTCGGTGGCCTGCACAACTCGCAGCGCGTTCTGCTGGCGCTGACCCAGGCTGGCTATTCCCGCGAGGACAGCTACGCCGCCGTCCAGCGCAACGCTATGAAGGTCTGGGCCATGCAGGGCGACCGCGCCGGCCAGTTCGCTGCCAACCTCAAGGCCGACCCCGAAGTGACTCTGAGTGATGCGCAAATCGACGACATGTTCGATGATGCCTACCATCTCAAGCACGTCGACACGATCTTCGCTCGCGTCTTCAAGGACTGA